The following coding sequences are from one Rhodobiaceae bacterium window:
- the ybbJ gene encoding inner membrane protein YbbJ codes for MQEFFTSWGSWTWLILAVGLAALEMVVPGILLIWLAGAALVVALVDLLLPLSWQAEVALFAVLSVLFAYAGYRWSNQPGQQVTDKPNLNMRGQTYVGRTFVVAEPIQNGRGKVKVGDTLWAVSGSDADIGTSVRVTDVDGTMLVVEPA; via the coding sequence ATGCAGGAATTCTTCACAAGCTGGGGCAGCTGGACCTGGTTGATCCTTGCGGTCGGTCTGGCCGCACTGGAGATGGTGGTTCCGGGGATCTTGCTGATTTGGCTCGCCGGCGCCGCACTTGTGGTTGCCCTGGTCGATCTTCTCTTGCCGCTTAGCTGGCAGGCCGAAGTGGCCTTGTTCGCTGTCCTGTCGGTTCTCTTTGCCTATGCGGGGTATCGCTGGTCGAACCAACCAGGCCAGCAGGTGACTGACAAACCCAATCTCAATATGCGGGGCCAAACCTATGTGGGTCGCACATTTGTTGTCGCTGAGCCTATTCAAAATGGGCGCGGCAAGGTGAAGGTTGGGGACACGCTTTGGGCTGTCTCTGGATCAGACGCAGATATTGGCACATCGGTTCGTGTGACTGACGTGGATGGGACTATGCTGGTTGTTGAACCAGC
- a CDS encoding FtsH protease regulator HflK: protein MSGGTIFVLVLLALALVILIKAVVMVPQGFVYTVERFGRYTQSLQPGLSIITPFINRIGNKVNVMERVLDVPSQEVITRDNAMVTADGVVFFQVMDAAQASYEVNDLEYAILNLTMTNTRTVMGSMDLDELLSQRDKINAQLLAVVDEATNPWGVKVTRIEIKDINPPRDLVDAMARQMKAERDKRATILEAEGDRQSEILKAEGQKRGAILEAEGRKEAAFRDAEAREREAQAEAQATADVSKAIADGDVQAINYFVATKYVEALQAVAAAPNQKLVMMPLEASSLIGAIGGISEIAREAFGKDGDGPKGGGSGSSSVPRVTPGA from the coding sequence ATGTCCGGTGGAACTATTTTCGTTCTTGTGCTGCTTGCTCTCGCGCTTGTCATCCTGATCAAAGCGGTGGTTATGGTGCCGCAGGGATTTGTCTACACGGTGGAACGTTTCGGCCGGTATACGCAGAGCCTTCAACCCGGTCTTTCCATCATCACGCCTTTCATCAATCGCATTGGCAACAAGGTGAATGTGATGGAGCGTGTTCTTGATGTGCCCAGTCAGGAAGTCATCACCCGCGACAATGCGATGGTCACCGCTGACGGAGTGGTGTTCTTCCAGGTTATGGATGCCGCGCAGGCGTCTTATGAGGTGAACGATCTTGAATATGCGATCCTCAACCTCACCATGACCAACACGCGGACCGTGATGGGGAGCATGGACCTTGATGAGCTGCTGAGCCAGCGCGACAAGATCAATGCGCAGCTTCTTGCAGTTGTTGATGAGGCGACCAATCCCTGGGGCGTCAAAGTCACCCGTATCGAGATCAAGGACATTAATCCGCCTCGCGACCTGGTCGACGCTATGGCGCGCCAGATGAAAGCGGAACGCGATAAGCGTGCGACGATCCTTGAGGCAGAGGGTGATCGGCAGTCTGAGATTTTGAAGGCCGAAGGTCAGAAGCGCGGAGCCATTCTGGAAGCCGAAGGGCGCAAAGAAGCAGCGTTCCGGGATGCAGAAGCGCGCGAACGGGAAGCACAGGCAGAAGCGCAGGCGACGGCTGATGTGAGTAAGGCCATTGCTGATGGTGATGTTCAGGCGATCAACTATTTCGTGGCGACCAAATATGTGGAAGCCCTGCAGGCTGTTGCGGCAGCCCCTAATCAGAAACTGGTGATGATGCCACTTGAGGCGTCGAGCCTGATTGGCGCCATTGGTGGCATCTCAGAAATCGCCAGAGAAGCGTTTGGCAAGGATGGTGATGGCCCAAAGGGCGGCGGAAGTGGTTCGAGCTCCGTTCCTCGCGTAACGCCGGGGGCATAA
- the gutB gene encoding sorbitol dehydrogenase gives MRAAIFRDGDMVVDTLPEPTPGEGQVVVKTLACGICGSDLHAFHHAPKMVEIAERSGGGFGMDLKRDIVFGHEFCAEVLDYGPGAQKTLKPGTRVCSMPIAIGADGISTVGYSNDTPGGFAEQMVLNEMMLLEVPNGLPTEQAALTEPMAVGWHAVKKANITDEDVALVIGCGPVGLAVIAGLKIAGVSPIIASDFSPARRKLAEKMGADIVLDPAETSPYERWKDEAAPEGYDPKNWMTMMGIGPQLRPGVIFECVGVPGIIQQILEGAPKAARIVVVGVCMELDQFEPFFGINKELNVQFVLGYSPEEFAETLGFLAEGKIQAEPLVTDKVGVDGVKNAFDELANPEKHAKILVEPWR, from the coding sequence ATGCGCGCTGCAATTTTCAGAGATGGCGACATGGTCGTCGACACATTGCCGGAGCCGACGCCGGGCGAAGGCCAGGTCGTGGTCAAGACGCTGGCGTGTGGCATCTGCGGGTCGGACCTGCACGCCTTTCACCATGCCCCGAAGATGGTGGAGATTGCGGAGCGGTCCGGTGGCGGGTTCGGTATGGACCTGAAGCGCGATATTGTGTTTGGGCACGAATTCTGCGCTGAGGTTCTGGACTATGGTCCGGGCGCCCAAAAGACATTGAAGCCAGGCACGCGGGTTTGTTCCATGCCGATTGCGATCGGGGCTGATGGGATCAGCACGGTGGGATATTCAAACGACACGCCAGGCGGTTTCGCTGAACAGATGGTTCTCAATGAAATGATGCTGTTGGAGGTCCCCAATGGCCTTCCAACTGAGCAGGCGGCACTCACAGAGCCCATGGCTGTGGGATGGCACGCGGTCAAAAAGGCGAATATTACCGACGAAGATGTTGCATTGGTGATCGGATGCGGCCCGGTTGGTCTAGCCGTTATTGCCGGTCTTAAAATCGCGGGGGTCAGTCCCATCATTGCGTCGGACTTTTCTCCGGCGCGGCGCAAGCTGGCGGAAAAAATGGGCGCCGACATTGTGCTCGACCCGGCGGAGACGTCGCCCTATGAGCGTTGGAAGGATGAAGCGGCTCCTGAAGGATATGATCCAAAAAACTGGATGACGATGATGGGGATCGGACCGCAATTGCGGCCGGGCGTGATCTTCGAATGTGTCGGTGTTCCCGGGATCATCCAGCAGATCCTCGAGGGTGCACCTAAAGCCGCCCGCATTGTGGTTGTCGGTGTTTGTATGGAACTTGATCAGTTCGAACCCTTCTTTGGGATCAACAAGGAGCTGAATGTGCAATTCGTCCTTGGGTACAGTCCTGAGGAGTTTGCTGAAACACTCGGGTTCCTCGCTGAAGGAAAAATCCAAGCTGAGCCATTGGTCACCGATAAAGTTGGGGTTGATGGCGTCAAAAACGCCTTTGACGAACTGGCCAACCCAGAGAAACATGCAAAAATCCTGGTTGAACCATGGCGGTGA